The sequence below is a genomic window from Oscillospiraceae bacterium.
CGGGCCACCCGGCGGTCCGCCGGGAGGAAGGCCCCGTCCAGGTGGGCGGAGAGCAGGCGTACCGTGCGGGCCAGGTACTCCAGCATACTCACGGCCAGATCCGGGTGCCGGGCAAAGACCTGGGCCAGCCGCGCCCGGTCCACCGACACCAGGCGGCAGGCGGTCACCGCCACGGCGGAGGAGACCCGGGGCTGCCCGTCGAAGAAGGCGGCCTCGCCGATCAGCTCCCCGGCGTGGTGCAGGGTGAGGGTGCGCTCGTCCCCGGCGGGGGAGCTGATGAAGCACTTCACCCGGCCCTCCAGAATGTAGTAGAACTGGGCGGCCTCCGTTTCCTGGAGGTAGATGAACTGGCCGGGGGCGTAAAGCGCCGGCCGCCGGCCCTCGGCCAGGGGGGCCCAAATGTCGGACATGGGATCGCCTCCTTGCCCCCAAATTGTATCATACTTTACATTCTTTCCGCAAGAGCTCTGTCATAATGGGGGCAACAAGAAACGACAGGAGGGACCCAAGGATGGGAATGACCATGACCCAAAAGATCCTGGCCAAGCACGCGGGCCTGGACGCGGTGGAGGCCGGGCAGCTCATTGAGGCCAGGCTGGATCTGGTGCTGGGCAACGACATCACCACCCCCGTGGCCATCACGGAGTTTGACAAGGCGGGGCTGACCGAGATCTTCGACCGGGACAAAATCGCCATCGTGCTGGACCACTACACGCCCTGCAAGGACATCAAGGCGGCCCAGCTCTGCGCCCGGGCCAGGGAGTTTGCAAAGCGCTTCTCCATCACCCACTTCTACGACGTGGGCGAAATGGGGGTGGAGCACGCCCTGCTGCCCGAGCAGGGCCTCACCGCCCCCGGCGAGGCCATCATCGGGGCCGACTCCCACACCTGCACCTACGGGGCCCTGGGCGCCTTCTCCACCGGCGTGGGCTCCACCGACATGGCCGCGGGCATGGCGACCGGCCTGTGCTGGTTCAAGGTGCCCTCCGCCATCAAGGTCACGCTGAAGGGTAGGCTCCAGCCCTATGTGTCGGGCAAGGACGTGATCCTCCACCTCATCGGGACCATCGGGGTGGACGGCGCGCTGTACCAGTCCCTGGAGTTTGCCGGGGAGGGGGTGGCGGAGCTGTCCATGGACGACCGCTTCACCATCGCCAACATGGCCATTGAGGCGGGGGCCAAGAACGGCATCTTCCCGGTGGACGGCAAGACCCGCGCCTACCTGGAGGGCCGGGTGGACCGCCCCTGGCAGGCCGTGGAGGCGGACTCCGACGCGGTGTACGACCGCGAGGTGGTCATCGACCTGGACGCCCTCAAGCCCACCGTGGCCCTGCCCCACCTGCCCTCCAACACCCGCACCGTGGACCAGGTGGCGGGCACCCCCATCCAGCAGGTGGTCATCGGCTCCTGCACCAACGGGCGGCTGGACGACCTGCGCCAGGCCGCCGAGATCCTGAACGGCCGCAGGGTGGCCGACGGGGTGCGCTGCATCGTCATCCCCGCCACCCAGCAGATCTATCTGGACGCCATGAAGGCCGGGTACGTGGAGGCCTTCATCAAGTCCGGCTGCGCCGTCTCCACCCCCACCTGCGGCCCCTGCCTGGGCGGCCACATGGGTGTGCTCTCCGACGGGGAGCGGGCGGTGTCCACCACCAACCGCAACTTCGTGGGCCGCATGGGCCCCGTGTCCTCTGAAATTATTCTGGCCAACCCGGCCGTGGCCGCCGCCTCGGCGGTGGCGGGCTGCGTGGCCGACCCGGCCGAGCTTATGGGAGGTGTCAAGGAATGAAGGTTTACAAATACGGCGACAACGTGGATACCGACGTGATTATCCCCGCCCGGTACTTAAACGCCCCCGACGAGAAGTCCCTGGCCTCCCACT
It includes:
- the crp gene encoding Crp/Fnr family transcriptional regulator; this translates as MSDIWAPLAEGRRPALYAPGQFIYLQETEAAQFYYILEGRVKCFISSPAGDERTLTLHHAGELIGEAAFFDGQPRVSSAVAVTACRLVSVDRARLAQVFARHPDLAVSMLEYLARTVRLLSAHLDGAFLPADRRVARYLLTLRTDGDGALRCTHEDIGSSVGVSRVTVSRILGDFARLGWLRTGYRTLELLDRDALAALAEQEWDGK
- the leuC gene encoding 3-isopropylmalate dehydratase large subunit; its protein translation is MGMTMTQKILAKHAGLDAVEAGQLIEARLDLVLGNDITTPVAITEFDKAGLTEIFDRDKIAIVLDHYTPCKDIKAAQLCARAREFAKRFSITHFYDVGEMGVEHALLPEQGLTAPGEAIIGADSHTCTYGALGAFSTGVGSTDMAAGMATGLCWFKVPSAIKVTLKGRLQPYVSGKDVILHLIGTIGVDGALYQSLEFAGEGVAELSMDDRFTIANMAIEAGAKNGIFPVDGKTRAYLEGRVDRPWQAVEADSDAVYDREVVIDLDALKPTVALPHLPSNTRTVDQVAGTPIQQVVIGSCTNGRLDDLRQAAEILNGRRVADGVRCIVIPATQQIYLDAMKAGYVEAFIKSGCAVSTPTCGPCLGGHMGVLSDGERAVSTTNRNFVGRMGPVSSEIILANPAVAAASAVAGCVADPAELMGGVKE